Part of the Halobacteriovoraceae bacterium genome is shown below.
GTGGCCAAACAATTCAGATTCAACCTCACTAAAAGTTAACACCTTAGTAATTTTCTCTTGGGTATCCAGATAGAGAATTTCTAACATACAAGTAAATTGTGTCGTATCCAAATTATATATTTTTGCTAATCCATAAGCATAGCAAAGTAGTTGACACCAGTAAGCAGATTCTTTAGTTGATTTTCTTTGTCCACTTTTAAAGTCCCATACTTTTAATCTTTTATTATCCGAGTTTTTTGGTAAAAAGAACAAATCTGGTGTTCCTGAAATCATTTGTCCAAAGATAGGAAATTTAACTGGTAACTCACTATGGAATTCAAAGTTAACATGTTCACTTGAAATCAGATCAAGGCACCATTGAATTTTTGTTACATCCTCTTGTTCTATGTATCTAGGTATAACCATATTATGTTTTAAAGCGTACTCAATTGCACTATGTAGATTTGTTCCTCTTTTGGCATCTGATTTCATTTCAAAATCATTTTTTTTATCAAATTCATCTGATGTGAATTGTTCAAAATTTTCTTCAAATTTACATATAACATTAAAAAAGAATTTCCTTGGACATTGAGCGATTTGAGCTAATTTTGTAACCGAAAGCTCGGCAATTAATCCTAATTGCTCACCCTCTAAACTCAATTTTGTTTGAATTCCTAAATTATCAGAATGAAACAAAGGTCTATCAATAATTTTTTTGTTCGCAACAGGTTGGTTAGGTAATTTTATGACTTCAATTGGAGAGGAGACTTCACTTTCTTTCCATTTTCTTATTCCTTCTATCCAGCTTTCTTTTGAATAAGATAGTTCTCCTTTAAAATTAGAAACATTCACCCAACTAATACTTTTCACGGCCCTTGTGCAGGCAACATAAAACAACCTTTTTGATTCTGAAAATTCTTTTCTTTTTAAAATAAGATTCTCTAAAATCAGAGAAGGGGATGAATATGCTTTTTTATCACTTGCATTTACCTTCCATTTTATTGCACCAGGTAATAATCCGAAAAAATCTCTATTCGCAGGAGACATACCATTGGTATGTATTCCTGCGAGAACAACATGGTCAAATTCTAGTCCTTTAGAAGCGTGAGCAGTCATAATAACAATTTTTGGATTAGCATTGAATCTAAAGTCTATAGAATAAGTTTCATTTGAAGAGGAATTCAAATAGTCCCAAATGCTCTCTACTTGTCCAAAATTTATATCAATTAAAGAAAATATTTTATCTAGATTTTCGCCGTGGAGTGAATTGTGAATATTGTGAAAGACCAAAAAAGATTTAAACGCATATTTCAGTCCAAAAGATTTTTGATTTCTTTCAAAATTAAAAATGCTTTGTTCAACTAATTTTGAATCATTTTTAATTTCCAAGTAAGAAAAAAAACCATCAATTAAAATTCTTGTTCTATAAATTGGTTGCTTCTCATCAAGTGAATATTCCAATAGAGCTTTAAAAACACATAAAATAGGATCATGTGCCAGCTTCACTTTGGTCTGAGCAATAAAGCTAATATTACTTTCAATTAGTTCATCTATTAAAAACTTTAAGGGAGATAATTTTCTATACAACAAACAAATTTTTTCATTTGGAGATTTTTTTAGTCGATCTTGAATTATTTGAATTATTCCCGATGCTTCAATCTGATCTATTTGTGTACTTGTATACCGTTCTTCACTCATAACTAGCAATTGATACTCGTTTATGTCCCCAATATTACTTCTCTCCAGTATTGGGTTCTCCTGAGGATCTACATCAACGCTAAATAAATCTATTCCGCTAAAATCAGAACCAAGTTTAAAAAGGTAATCAAAGATCCTATTATTAAAATTTATTACATTTCCGCAAGAACGATAATTATTAGATAATAGATGACATATTTTAACATTTTTCATACATTCTTTAAAAACAGCTACCTCACCTCCCCTAAAACCATAAATTGCTTGTTTAAGATCTCCAACGCAGAATATATTTTGGAAATCATTCAAAGCTAATGCTTTCAAAATATTAAATTGTATAAAAGAAGTGTCTTGAAACTCATCTATAATAAAATACTGATAACATTTTCTAATCCGTTCTAGAACCTCAATATTTTTAACGGTCTTTGAAATAATGTATTCGAGATCAGAGAAAGTTATTCCGTAAATAGAATTATAATTTACGCTAACGTTTTTATAAACATTTACAAAAATATTCATCCAAGATTTATATACATTTTTACTCTCTACAAAACAGTTTAAAGCTTCATAATTTTTAGCTAAAAATGTTCTCAGTCCCTTCACTCCTTCAATTTGTTTTTCAAGAGCAATGTATCCAAGTTTTTTAGGAGGTGACGTTACATGTTTAAATTCTTCGAAGTATTTATTTATATTAACCAGCAAGTTTTCTTGTTCAGCATTAATTGATTCTAGAATGTCTAAAAAATATTCTAAATGTTGATACCATTTTTTGTCATAATGAACACTATCAACAATACCCATTTCACTTTTCAAAGTGAGAACATCTATCCCTAAAAGAGGAATAATTTCTTGGAGATATTTTGCTATAGAAAAATGATCAATTGATTCGAGAGTAAATAAGTCCCAATATTCACGAAGAGTTGGATCAGAAAATATTTTGTACATCCCATTGGAAATTTCTTGACGATGCCCAACGATAAGATCTTTGTCTAGAACAAGATCATCTTTAATAAGTTCGTTTAAAGCATTATCTACGAGTGACTTAATTTTTAATCGAGATTCAGTGGAACTCAGTAATGGAACTTCTTGATCTATACCAACTATTAAACCCGATGAAATTAATTTAAAACAAAATCCATGAATTGTAGTAACATTCAAATACCCTATACAATTGGATACTACATCCCAAATTTTATTAATTGTTTTACACTGACCAAATCTTTTTTTGATTCTAATAGACATTTCACCAGCGGCCTTTTTAGTGAATGTCATTAAAACTATTTTTGAATAAAATTGCTTTAATTTAATTTCAAAATCCACGACATCAGTATATTCTTTTTTTTCAATAAATTTTTCAGTTAAATAAACAATATGCTCAACTAAAACAAATGTTTTTCCAGATCCAGCACCGGCCCGAAGAAGCATATTCCCGTTATGTTCGATCGCAACTTTTTGTTCTTCATTTGCACTAGTCATTGAAAATTCCTTTCCCACATAGTGACTCTACCGGACAAAACGTACACGCTTTAGATGATTCTGGAGATGGATAGTAATGGCAATCGGATATTATTCGTTCAAAATTTTCTTGTTCAAAACCTATGTACTGTTTTAATCTTTCATTAAAATTTTCGATAAAAATTATCCCCAATTTATTATTTAACAATTCTTTGTTTGATGTAAAAATCAGAGATTCCTCGAGATTTGATAAATTTACATATCCAAAAATTGAATTCATAAATTGTTCGTTACAATTTTTCAAATAAGTCCAAATTTGTATTTTTTTAAAATCTAAAAACTCTTTTTTAGAGGGAATTGATGAACTTGATCGTTTAAAGTCTAAAATGATCAAATTATCTGGACCTTTTGCAAAATAATCAACTCTCCCGCGATAGAGTAAATTTTTATAGTGATATTCAAACGGATATTCAAACTTACTAAATTCTAAATGCAAAAATTCACTAATATTTTTGATAAACGTGATTCCATTAAAAGCATAATGTGAAATTTCAGATAGAGTTTTTAATTCATCCAAAATTCCAATATTTTTCATTTTCTTGCTTTTATACTCTTGATAGATTTTTTTTGAGAGTTCGCCAATCACTGTTTTATCAATCTCTACGTCTTCTTTAAAAAATGTTTCTATTACTAAATGTTCTAATTGCCCCAATTCAGAAGGTGTCATATTTTCATGTAAAATTCCATTAAACGACAATTGATCAAGGTTATTTACCTTGAACTTCTGTGGGCAATCCAAATAATTTTGATATGAAGAAGGAGATAATCGTTGAACAGTCTTGTCATTTCTGGGAGCTTTCCAAGTATAGTTTTTAGATTTTGTCTCTACATTTTCTTCCAAGTAGTTTAATTCAAAATTTTCAAATATTTCATTCCAAACAACACTCTCTTCAAGCATGGACTCCTCCATGAAAACTGTCGTATTCCCTCCATTAAACAAGTTCTTTATTGAGTTCACTAAAAACTGTATTTCCAACTCACCACTTCTGACTGGAGCTACGGCCTTTAAAAATTCAATTATCTCATCATTATAATTTGTATTGGTATTTCTTATGTCTGGATAATTGGAGTTAATACAAAAAATTGATTTACCATTTTTATCAATTTGCTTCAAATCTTCAATTCCATAAACATTTATTTTAGATTTTTTATGAACTGGAATAATTGAACTTCGTGGTAAGTTTAATTTTGAAACATAACAAAAAACTTTAAATTCCAAAACACCAAAGGTAGAATACAAATCAGATAATTCATTCCAATCTTCAATCGTCTTATAAAAAATGCTTATAACTGTTAATTCAAAATATTTTTCAAAATGTTTTTTCCCAAGTATATCTGATTTTATTTTATTCAAAATTTCGAAAGCTGAAGCTATATCAATTTGGCCACTCTCTTTGAAAAAAAGTCTATTTAAAAGAGTCTCATATTTTTTATGGTATTGTTCAAAAATTTGATTTTCATCTTTGAAAAATAATTCCCCGATAGGGATTTCCATAAAATCACAAAATGTGGGCCCTTTTTTTGCGAGAATCACATTTTCAATTTCTCTTACAAATTCAATTTTACTGACCATTTTTGAGGCCATCTTTCCCTTAACAAATTTGATAATATTAATTTTTCTCTTTTCCTCAAAAGTTATCTTTTCAGAAATATCTATGATTTTATCTATCCACTTTGGCCAATCACTCTCTTTGGAAAAATTGAAAACCTCCACAGGACAAATAACCCACACTGAATTATGAATCCCAAGAGCTCTTAAAAAGTCCAATTGAGTTCCTGAAAAATGAGTAAATCCAGTAAAGACCATTTGATTTTCGCGAATTTC
Proteins encoded:
- a CDS encoding UvrD-helicase domain-containing protein, whose product is MTSANEEQKVAIEHNGNMLLRAGAGSGKTFVLVEHIVYLTEKFIEKKEYTDVVDFEIKLKQFYSKIVLMTFTKKAAGEMSIRIKKRFGQCKTINKIWDVVSNCIGYLNVTTIHGFCFKLISSGLIVGIDQEVPLLSSTESRLKIKSLVDNALNELIKDDLVLDKDLIVGHRQEISNGMYKIFSDPTLREYWDLFTLESIDHFSIAKYLQEIIPLLGIDVLTLKSEMGIVDSVHYDKKWYQHLEYFLDILESINAEQENLLVNINKYFEEFKHVTSPPKKLGYIALEKQIEGVKGLRTFLAKNYEALNCFVESKNVYKSWMNIFVNVYKNVSVNYNSIYGITFSDLEYIISKTVKNIEVLERIRKCYQYFIIDEFQDTSFIQFNILKALALNDFQNIFCVGDLKQAIYGFRGGEVAVFKECMKNVKICHLLSNNYRSCGNVINFNNRIFDYLFKLGSDFSGIDLFSVDVDPQENPILERSNIGDINEYQLLVMSEERYTSTQIDQIEASGIIQIIQDRLKKSPNEKICLLYRKLSPLKFLIDELIESNISFIAQTKVKLAHDPILCVFKALLEYSLDEKQPIYRTRILIDGFFSYLEIKNDSKLVEQSIFNFERNQKSFGLKYAFKSFLVFHNIHNSLHGENLDKIFSLIDINFGQVESIWDYLNSSSNETYSIDFRFNANPKIVIMTAHASKGLEFDHVVLAGIHTNGMSPANRDFFGLLPGAIKWKVNASDKKAYSSPSLILENLILKRKEFSESKRLFYVACTRAVKSISWVNVSNFKGELSYSKESWIEGIRKWKESEVSSPIEVIKLPNQPVANKKIIDRPLFHSDNLGIQTKLSLEGEQLGLIAELSVTKLAQIAQCPRKFFFNVICKFEENFEQFTSDEFDKKNDFEMKSDAKRGTNLHSAIEYALKHNMVIPRYIEQEDVTKIQWCLDLISSEHVNFEFHSELPVKFPIFGQMISGTPDLFFLPKNSDNKRLKVWDFKSGQRKSTKESAYWCQLLCYAYGLAKIYNLDTTQFTCMLEILYLDTQEKITKVLTFSEVESELFGHWKRLSNLDEMDQTFCASCGYRNICQPCSLAT
- a CDS encoding PD-(D/E)XK nuclease family protein — its product is MLSLVLCNNILEFYKSDLPNHETQVINICPNPGISDSTRQTLLAIENKSFITDVVTIEKIKSDIVLELLGEEAKTEVKRKADQFLYLSILWRKFFNDLPFEYFLQTYNLFTELRSFTLDFKLVEEVLVEFDEKMSQGIKLFWQIFNELNIEDEHGNYQRIAHSLRHLDHEIRENQMVFTGFTHFSGTQLDFLRALGIHNSVWVICPVEVFNFSKESDWPKWIDKIIDISEKITFEEKRKINIIKFVKGKMASKMVSKIEFVREIENVILAKKGPTFCDFMEIPIGELFFKDENQIFEQYHKKYETLLNRLFFKESGQIDIASAFEILNKIKSDILGKKHFEKYFELTVISIFYKTIEDWNELSDLYSTFGVLEFKVFCYVSKLNLPRSSIIPVHKKSKINVYGIEDLKQIDKNGKSIFCINSNYPDIRNTNTNYNDEIIEFLKAVAPVRSGELEIQFLVNSIKNLFNGGNTTVFMEESMLEESVVWNEIFENFELNYLEENVETKSKNYTWKAPRNDKTVQRLSPSSYQNYLDCPQKFKVNNLDQLSFNGILHENMTPSELGQLEHLVIETFFKEDVEIDKTVIGELSKKIYQEYKSKKMKNIGILDELKTLSEISHYAFNGITFIKNISEFLHLEFSKFEYPFEYHYKNLLYRGRVDYFAKGPDNLIILDFKRSSSSIPSKKEFLDFKKIQIWTYLKNCNEQFMNSIFGYVNLSNLEESLIFTSNKELLNNKLGIIFIENFNERLKQYIGFEQENFERIISDCHYYPSPESSKACTFCPVESLCGKGIFND